Within Conexibacter woesei DSM 14684, the genomic segment CCGGGCGCGAACACGTCCGCGAGCCGCGGGCCGGTCACGAGCGCGCCGATCGGCAGACCGCCGCCGAGCGCCTTCGCGCTCGTGATCGCGTCGGGGACGACCGGCGTCTGCTCGTAGCACCACAGCGTGCCGGTGCGGCCCATCCCGGTCTGGATCTCGTCGAAGACGAGCGCCGCGCCGACGCGGTCGCACGCCGCGCGGGCGGCGAGCAGCACCTCGTCGGGGATCGGGTGGACGCCCGTCTCCCCCTGGATCGGCTCCAGCAGGACTGCCGCGGTGCCCTCGTGCACCGCCGCCTCGATCGCCGCGACGGTCGGCTGCACGACGACGAAGCCGGGCACCAGCGGCGCGAACGGCGCCTGCTTGGACTCCTGCGGCGTCGCGCTCAGCGAGCCGTACGTGCGGCCGTGGAAGCCGCCGTGCAGGACGACGATCTCGCCGCGCGGCTTCGCCTTGCGGACGAGCTTCAGCGCGGCCTCGTTGGCCTCCGTCCCCGAGTTGCAGAAGAAGACCTTGCCGCCGAGCGAGCTGGTCGCCAGCCGCTCCGCCAGCCGCATCGCCGGCTCGGTGTAGAAGAGGTTCGTCGTGTGCGTCAGGCGGCCGGCCTGCTCGCGCACGGCCTCGACGACGGCCGGGTGGCAGTGGCCGACGTTGAGCACCGAGATGCCGGAGAGGAAGTCGAGGTACTCGGCGCCTTCGGCGTCCCACATCCGTGTCCCCTCGCCGCGCACGATCTCGACGGGGTAGCGGGCGTAGGACGGGATGACGTGGGCGGACTCGATCGCCTGGAGGTCGGAAAGGGTCATCAGTGTCGCCTAGATCGCCGGCTTGACCATCGTGCCGAGACCGGCGTCGGTGAACAGCTCCAGCAGGAGCGAGTGCGGCACGCGGCCGTCGACGATCACCGCGGAGCTGACGCCGCCGTGGATCGCCTCGATGCAGGCGGCGAGCTTCGGCCGCATGCCGCCGGCGATCTCGGGCAGCTGGCGCTCGACCTCGTCGGCCGTCACCTCGTTGATGACGCTGTCCTGGTCGGCAGGGTCGCGAAGCCACCCTCGCACGTCGGTCAGGAACATCACCTTGTACGCACCGAGCGCGCGCGCGACGGCGCCGGCCGCCTCGTCCGCGTTGATGTTGTACGAGTTGCCGTCGCGGTCGGCGCCGACCGACGCGATCACCGGGATGTAGTCCTGCGCGATGTGCGTCAGCACGTCGGTGTCGACGCGCTCGATCGAGCCGACGAAGCCGATGTCCTCGCCGTTGGGCGCGGCCTTGCGCGCCGCGCGGAACAGCATCCCGTCGTCGCCGCAGAGGCCGACGGCCGGCTGGCCGTGGCGGCCGAGGCGCAGGACGATGTCCTTGTTGACCTTGCCGACGAGCACCATCTTGGCGATCTCGACGGTGTCGGCGTCGGAGACGCGCAGCCCGGAGACGAACTCGACCGGCAGGCCGAGGCGGTCCATGTAGGCGGTGATGTCGGGCCCGCCGCCGTGGACGACGATCGGGTTGATCCCGACGTACTTCATCAGCACGACGTCGCGCGCGAACTCCTCGCGCAGCGCGGGGTCGACCATCGCCGCCCCGCCGTACTTGATGACGACGGTCTTGCCGTGGAACTCACGGATGTAGGGCAGCGCCTCGAGCAGTGTCGCGACGTCGCGTATCGGTGCAGTGGGGCTCATGTCGTGTAGTCCGCGTTGATCGTCACGTACTCGTGTCCGAGGTCGGAGAAGAAGACCTCGGTCTCGGCGCCCTCGCCCGGGAGGGCGATCACGTACTCGACCTCGCTCCCTCCGACGGCGGCGTTCAGCGCGGCCTCGTCGAAGCGCAGGCCGGCGCCGTCGGCGAGGACGGTCACGCCCTCGATCGCGATGTCGAACGGCAGCGGCGCGGTGTCGAGCAGCGCGGCCCCGACCGCCTGCGCGATCCGGCCCCAGTTCGGGTCGCCGCCGTGCAGCGCGGTCTTGACGAGCGGCGAGTTGGCGACGGTCCGCGCGACGCGCTCGACCGCCTCGGGGTCCTCGCCGTGCACGACGACGCGGCCGATCCGCTTGGAACCCTCGCCGTCGGCGACGATCTGCAGCGCGAGCTGGCGCAGGAGCGCGTCGAGCGCCTCCCCCAGCTTCAGCTCGTCCTCGCTCTCGGGCTCGACCCTCACGCCGCTGGCGCCGCTCGCCATCAGGACGACCGTGTCGTTGGTCGACAGCTGGCCGTCGACCGAGATGCGGTCGAACGAGCGCTTGACGGTCACGCCGAGCAGCAGGTTCGCGGTGTCGGCATCGAGCAGCGCGTCGGTCTGCACGAAGCAGAGCATCGTCGCGAAGTTCGGCTGGATCATCCCCGCGCCCTTGCACTGGGCGGAGAGCCGCACGTCGCCGGACGGCAGCTCGACGAGCAGC encodes:
- the argB gene encoding acetylglutamate kinase; amino-acid sequence: MSPTAPIRDVATLLEALPYIREFHGKTVVIKYGGAAMVDPALREEFARDVVLMKYVGINPIVVHGGGPDITAYMDRLGLPVEFVSGLRVSDADTVEIAKMVLVGKVNKDIVLRLGRHGQPAVGLCGDDGMLFRAARKAAPNGEDIGFVGSIERVDTDVLTHIAQDYIPVIASVGADRDGNSYNINADEAAGAVARALGAYKVMFLTDVRGWLRDPADQDSVINEVTADEVERQLPEIAGGMRPKLAACIEAIHGGVSSAVIVDGRVPHSLLLELFTDAGLGTMVKPAI
- a CDS encoding aspartate aminotransferase family protein — translated: MTLSDLQAIESAHVIPSYARYPVEIVRGEGTRMWDAEGAEYLDFLSGISVLNVGHCHPAVVEAVREQAGRLTHTTNLFYTEPAMRLAERLATSSLGGKVFFCNSGTEANEAALKLVRKAKPRGEIVVLHGGFHGRTYGSLSATPQESKQAPFAPLVPGFVVVQPTVAAIEAAVHEGTAAVLLEPIQGETGVHPIPDEVLLAARAACDRVGAALVFDEIQTGMGRTGTLWCYEQTPVVPDAITSAKALGGGLPIGALVTGPRLADVFAPGDHGSTFAGGPLVAAAANAAFELLADPGLLARVREHGELLKERLRALPGVENVRGRGLMVGFEVADAPAFAKRSLLEQRLVVNATGPATIRLLPPLVVTAAEIDDAVSRLARLL
- the argJ gene encoding bifunctional glutamate N-acetyltransferase/amino-acid acetyltransferase ArgJ, giving the protein MSSGFFTSRWVPRPGHVHETEGGLARGFRAAGVASGVKADGVKDLGLLVCDADDAVSAARFTRSGVLAAPVVVTKERTDLANLRAVVANSGNANAATGAQGVEDAAATQQAASRVVGVDATQVALGSTGVIGVPLQLDRVLGGLETAHGELRTDGDGDFADAIRTTDRFAKRASLLVELPSGDVRLSAQCKGAGMIQPNFATMLCFVQTDALLDADTANLLLGVTVKRSFDRISVDGQLSTNDTVVLMASGASGVRVEPESEDELKLGEALDALLRQLALQIVADGEGSKRIGRVVVHGEDPEAVERVARTVANSPLVKTALHGGDPNWGRIAQAVGAALLDTAPLPFDIAIEGVTVLADGAGLRFDEAALNAAVGGSEVEYVIALPGEGAETEVFFSDLGHEYVTINADYTT